One stretch of Molothrus aeneus isolate 106 chromosome 2, BPBGC_Maene_1.0, whole genome shotgun sequence DNA includes these proteins:
- the ICOSLG gene encoding ICOS ligand: MKPRGYRFLLLLLLILKAVTAREKKNIISKLGDNVTLSCIYNEKKPLQLKNLRVYWQIADDSYQEKCSVVHVLISGQDDNSNQCIHFKDRTQLFWDKLENGDFSLLLLNVSQSDEHTYKCIVQEKTELPKVIHQAEVVLSLAASYSKPILSGPIRNSDSTGEEVTFYCRSGNGYPKPNVYWINKVNNSRLHPSQTEIISHDDGTFSVFSTLKVAATSNMQIECSIENEMLQENLSANYTQQKKNSDAGTESDKKPEKKGRGAQAAAIIGIVFVIGLLTGLICWLWRRRSSNLVSYKDVQQREDQGGLSSPA; this comes from the exons ATGAAGCCGCGAGG GTACAGATTTCTGTTACTGCTTCTTCTTATCCTGAAAGCTG tTACTGCACGAGAGAAGAAGAACATCATCAGTAAACTTGGAGACAACGTCACACTAAGTTGCATTTATAACGAAAAGAAACCCTTGCAATTAAAAAATCTACGGGTATATTGGCAAATAGCTGATGATTCCTATCAAGAAAAGTGTTCAGTTGTACATGTACTGATCTCTGGCCAAGATGATAACAGTAATCAATGTATTCACTTTAAAGACAGAACTCAATTATTCTGGGATAAGTTGGAAAATGGTGATTTCTCTCTGCTATTGCTAAATGTCAGCCAGAGTGATGAACATACATACAAATGCATAGTGCAGGAGAAAACTGAACTTCCCAAAGTGATTCACCAGGCAGAAGTGGTTCTCAGCTTAGCAG CGAGTTACAGCAAACCAATACTCAGTGGACCAATAAGAAACAGTGACAGCACTGGAGAGGAGGTGACCTTTTACTGCAGGTCTGGCAATGGATACCCAAAGCCCAACGTTTACTGGATCAATAAAGTGAACAACAGTCGCCTGCATCCCTCACAAACTGAGATCATATCCCACGACGACGGCACCTTCAGTGTTTTCAGCACACTGAAGGTGGCAGCCACTTCTAACATGCAAATAGAGTGCTCCATAGAAAATGAGATGCTGCAGGAAAATCTATCAGCCAACT acacacagcagaagaaaaacagtgatGCTGGCACAGAAAGTgacaaaaaacctgaaaaaaaaggaCGAGGTGCTCAAGCAGCTGCCATCATTGGCATTGTCTTTGTGATAGGTCTTCTAACTGGTTtaatctgctggctgtggagaaGGAGGTCCTCTAATCTAGTGTCCTATAAAG ATGTCCAGCAAAGAGAAGACCAAGGAGGACTCAGCT CACCTGCCTAA